In Flavobacteriaceae bacterium, the following proteins share a genomic window:
- a CDS encoding ABC transporter permease, producing MNHLKLIIKREYLTKVKNKSFIIMTFLSPIIMIVLLSVVGYLSQLNNNKERTISILDESGLVSTIFKDTENITYNVLSNESLDEAKKMVQEKEEYGLLHISPTTDADKVAEKIKFYSKDTPSLSLISNLENKLEKRLTDLKLEQGGVDVSMIEASKTSVNIAQESYEGQKTSKVDNIVKLAFGGIAGYLLFMFIIIYGNMIMRSVIEEKTSRIIEVIISSVKPIQLMMGKIIGTSLAGITQFVIWVVLGGILLAVVSAVFGINLAEVQTPQQELVNQAVNSSEMQLIAQNMITSISNLPLLNLIIAFLFFFIGGYLLYSSLYAAIGAAVDNETDSQQFMMPILIPLILGVYVGIFTVIEDPHGTVSTIFSFIPFTSPVVMLMRIPFGVPIWQQLVSFALLVGTFMFTVWFAAKIYRVGILMYGKKVSYKELFKWLKY from the coding sequence ATGAATCATTTAAAACTAATCATAAAGCGAGAGTATTTAACGAAAGTAAAAAATAAGTCATTCATTATTATGACGTTTTTAAGCCCTATAATAATGATAGTTTTGCTATCTGTTGTGGGCTATTTATCGCAACTAAATAATAATAAAGAACGTACAATTTCTATTTTAGATGAATCGGGTTTAGTTAGTACAATCTTTAAAGATACAGAGAACATTACATATAATGTTTTATCTAATGAGAGTTTAGATGAAGCTAAAAAAATGGTTCAAGAAAAAGAAGAATATGGGTTGTTACATATATCGCCTACAACTGATGCTGATAAAGTAGCAGAAAAGATTAAATTTTACTCTAAAGATACACCTTCACTCTCTTTGATTTCTAATTTAGAAAATAAATTAGAAAAGAGATTAACCGACTTAAAGTTAGAGCAAGGTGGTGTAGATGTGAGCATGATCGAAGCTTCCAAAACATCGGTTAATATTGCTCAAGAAAGTTATGAGGGACAAAAAACTTCTAAAGTAGATAATATTGTAAAACTTGCATTTGGAGGTATTGCAGGATATTTATTATTTATGTTCATCATCATATATGGTAATATGATTATGCGAAGTGTAATTGAAGAAAAAACAAGTAGAATTATTGAAGTGATTATTTCTTCTGTTAAACCTATTCAATTAATGATGGGAAAGATTATAGGAACATCTTTAGCTGGAATTACACAATTTGTAATATGGGTAGTTTTAGGGGGCATACTATTGGCTGTTGTTTCTGCAGTTTTTGGAATAAATTTAGCAGAAGTTCAGACACCACAGCAAGAATTAGTTAATCAAGCAGTTAATTCATCAGAAATGCAGCTTATAGCTCAAAATATGATAACATCTATATCTAATCTTCCGCTGTTAAATTTAATTATAGCGTTTTTGTTTTTCTTTATCGGAGGTTACTTATTGTATAGTTCACTTTATGCAGCTATTGGAGCCGCGGTAGATAACGAAACAGATTCACAGCAATTTATGATGCCAATATTGATACCATTAATTTTAGGAGTATATGTTGGTATATTTACAGTTATTGAAGATCCTCATGGAACAGTATCAACAATATTCTCGTTTATACCTTTTACCTCACCTGTGGTAATGTTAATGCGTATACCGTTTGGAGTTCCAATATGGCAACAATTAGTTTCGTTTGCATTACTTGTAGGAACATTTATGTTTACTGTTTGGTTTGCAGCAAAAATTTATCGTGTAGGGATATTAATGTATGGTAAAAAAGTAAGCTATAAAGAATTGTTTAAATGGTTGAAATATTAA